From one Citrobacter sp. Marseille-Q6884 genomic stretch:
- a CDS encoding RpiB/LacA/LacB family sugar-phosphate isomerase encodes MKIALMMENSQASKNAIIHNELKAVADEKGFPVFNVGMSDEHDHHLTYIHLGIMASILLNSKAVDFVVTGCGTGQGAMMSLNIHPGVVCGYCLDPADAFLFAQINNGNALSLAFAKGFGWGAELNVRYMFEKAFTGRNGEGYPPERKEPQVRNAGILNQVKAAVVKENYLDTLRAIDPELVKTAVSGPRFQQCFFENCQDKTIEAFVREIIG; translated from the coding sequence ATGAAAATTGCATTGATGATGGAAAACAGCCAGGCAAGCAAAAACGCGATCATTCACAACGAACTTAAGGCCGTTGCGGATGAGAAAGGCTTCCCGGTCTTTAACGTCGGGATGAGTGATGAGCATGACCATCATCTGACCTACATCCACCTCGGCATCATGGCCAGCATTCTGCTCAATTCCAAAGCCGTAGATTTTGTGGTTACCGGTTGCGGTACGGGGCAGGGCGCGATGATGTCGCTCAATATCCACCCGGGCGTGGTGTGTGGTTACTGCCTTGATCCGGCGGATGCGTTCTTGTTCGCACAGATCAACAACGGGAATGCGCTCTCCCTCGCATTCGCAAAAGGTTTTGGCTGGGGCGCCGAACTGAATGTGCGTTACATGTTTGAAAAAGCCTTTACCGGTCGCAACGGCGAAGGCTATCCACCAGAGCGTAAAGAGCCGCAGGTACGTAACGCGGGTATTCTGAACCAGGTGAAAGCGGCAGTAGTAAAAGAAAACTACCTTGATACCCTGCGCGCTATCGATCCTGAGCTGGTGAAAACGGCCGTATCAGGCCCGCGCTTCCAGCAGTGCTTCTTTGAAAATTGCCAGGACAAAACGATCGAAGCCTTTGTCCGTGAAATTATTGGCTAA
- the tyrP gene encoding tyrosine transporter TyrP, with translation MKNRTLGSIFIVAGTTIGAGMLAMPLAAAGVGFSVTLVLLVGLWALMCYTALLLLEVYQHVPADTGLGTLAKRYLGRYGQWVTGFSMMFLMYALTAAYISGAGELLASSISDWTGTSISPTMGVLLFTFVAGGVVCVGTSLVDLFNRLLFSAKIIFLVVMLALLMPHIHKVNLLTLPLQQGLALSAIPVIFTSFGFHGSVPSIVSYMNGNIRKLRWVFITGSAIPLVAYIFWQLATLGSINSSTFMGLLANHAGLNGLLQALREVVASPHVELAVHLFADLALATSFLGVALGLFDYLADLFQRRNTVAGRMQTGVVTFLPPLAFALFYPRGFVMALGYAGVALAVLALLIPSMLVWQSRKLNPQASWRVAGGTPALALVFLCGIVVIGVQFSIAAGLLPEVG, from the coding sequence GTGAAGAATAGAACTCTGGGTAGTATTTTTATCGTGGCGGGAACCACGATTGGCGCCGGTATGTTGGCGATGCCGTTGGCGGCGGCAGGCGTGGGATTTAGTGTCACGCTGGTGTTATTGGTCGGGCTGTGGGCTTTGATGTGTTACACCGCGCTGTTGCTGCTGGAAGTGTATCAGCATGTGCCTGCGGATACGGGGCTTGGCACGCTGGCAAAACGTTATCTTGGTCGTTACGGCCAATGGGTGACGGGCTTTAGTATGATGTTTTTGATGTATGCGCTGACGGCAGCGTATATTAGCGGCGCAGGCGAGTTGCTGGCGTCAAGCATCAGTGACTGGACGGGCACCAGCATCTCTCCCACGATGGGGGTACTGCTGTTCACCTTTGTTGCCGGAGGCGTTGTCTGTGTCGGGACATCGCTGGTCGATTTGTTTAATCGCCTGTTATTCAGCGCCAAGATTATCTTCCTGGTGGTGATGCTCGCTTTGCTGATGCCGCATATCCATAAAGTGAACCTTCTGACGCTACCACTCCAGCAAGGGCTTGCACTCTCCGCAATTCCGGTGATCTTCACCTCGTTCGGTTTTCACGGCAGCGTCCCCAGTATTGTCAGCTATATGAACGGCAATATCCGCAAACTCCGCTGGGTGTTTATCACGGGCAGCGCCATTCCGCTGGTCGCCTATATTTTCTGGCAACTGGCGACACTTGGCAGCATCAACTCATCAACATTTATGGGGCTGTTAGCCAACCATGCCGGTTTAAACGGCTTGTTGCAGGCGTTACGTGAAGTCGTTGCCTCACCGCACGTTGAACTGGCGGTACATCTGTTTGCCGACCTCGCGCTGGCAACCTCTTTCCTCGGTGTTGCGCTGGGTTTATTTGACTATCTGGCGGATCTTTTCCAACGCCGTAATACCGTCGCAGGCAGAATGCAAACTGGCGTTGTGACGTTCTTGCCACCGCTGGCCTTCGCCCTCTTCTACCCGCGTGGTTTCGTGATGGCGCTGGGTTATGCCGGCGTTGCCCTGGCGGTGCTGGCGCTGCTCATTCCATCCATGCTGGTCTGGCAGAGCAGAAAGCTCAACCCGCAGGCGAGCTGGCGTGTCGCAGGTGGAACCCCGGCTCTCGCCCTGGTCTTTCTTTGCGGGATTGTGGTGATAGGCGTGCAGTTTTCTATCGCTGCAGGATTGCTACCGGAAGTGGGGTAA
- a CDS encoding DUF2766 family protein, with product MSQTLNADQELLSDVVACQLVIKQILDVIDVIAPVEVREKMSSQLKSIDFSSHPAGADPVTMRAIQKAVALIELKFTPQNESH from the coding sequence ATGTCCCAAACACTGAATGCCGATCAGGAACTGCTCTCGGACGTTGTTGCCTGCCAGTTGGTTATCAAACAAATTCTGGATGTCATTGATGTTATTGCCCCGGTAGAAGTTCGGGAGAAAATGTCCAGCCAACTGAAAAGCATCGATTTCTCCAGTCATCCTGCAGGTGCCGATCCGGTTACGATGCGTGCAATTCAAAAAGCGGTTGCATTGATCGAACTGAAATTCACTCCGCAGAATGAGTCTCACTAA
- a CDS encoding MFS transporter, which produces MSENLAVENKRGLSPAALLVAGAFFMEFIDGTVIATALPDMAKSFGVQAVDLNIGISAYLITLAVLIPASGWIADRFGARKVFTLALAIFTLASVFCGLADSLEGFVAMRIFQGVGGALMVPVGRLAVLRTTPKHQLITAIATLTWPALVAPIIGPPLGGFITSYANWRWIFFINVPLGLLAIALALRFIPNIRDDERRPFDLPGFMATSVAMVSLVYAMELLGSQQPQGWLTLGLFALGIVTFLFSLRHFRHATWPMIRLDAMSVPTFRVTMYGGSLFRASISAVPFLLPLMFQVGFGMNAFHAGSLVLAVFVGNLTIKPATTPLIRWLGFKKLLLINGALNVLALLACALITPQTPVWVILLVLYLGGVFRSIQFTGVSTLAFADVPAQQMSYANTLFSTATQLAVGLGISLAAIGIRIGDKISEWLTLGHIPGISFRLAFVAIAMICLIGMMDTLRLTRDAGSAVSNKNR; this is translated from the coding sequence ATGAGTGAAAATTTAGCGGTTGAGAACAAACGCGGTCTTTCCCCGGCGGCCTTACTGGTTGCCGGGGCGTTTTTTATGGAGTTTATTGATGGCACTGTGATTGCCACCGCTCTGCCTGACATGGCCAAAAGCTTTGGCGTGCAGGCGGTGGATTTAAACATTGGCATCAGCGCCTATCTGATCACACTGGCGGTACTGATCCCCGCCAGTGGCTGGATCGCCGATCGCTTCGGCGCCCGAAAAGTGTTTACCCTGGCGCTGGCAATCTTCACCCTCGCTTCCGTTTTTTGCGGCCTGGCGGATAGCCTCGAAGGTTTTGTTGCCATGCGAATATTCCAGGGCGTGGGCGGCGCGTTGATGGTGCCGGTCGGTCGCCTCGCCGTGCTGCGCACCACCCCCAAACATCAATTAATCACCGCGATTGCCACCCTGACCTGGCCCGCGCTGGTTGCCCCAATCATCGGCCCACCGCTCGGCGGGTTTATCACCAGCTACGCCAACTGGCGCTGGATCTTCTTCATTAATGTGCCGCTGGGCCTGCTGGCCATCGCATTGGCGCTGCGTTTTATCCCGAATATTCGTGACGATGAGCGCCGCCCGTTCGATTTACCCGGTTTTATGGCCACGTCTGTCGCGATGGTCAGCCTGGTGTATGCCATGGAATTACTGGGGTCACAGCAACCGCAGGGCTGGCTTACCCTCGGGCTGTTCGCCCTGGGCATCGTCACGTTCTTGTTTTCCCTGCGCCATTTTCGCCACGCCACCTGGCCGATGATTCGCCTGGATGCCATGAGCGTCCCCACGTTTCGCGTTACGATGTACGGCGGGTCACTGTTTCGCGCCTCCATCAGCGCCGTCCCTTTTCTGCTGCCGCTGATGTTTCAGGTGGGATTTGGTATGAACGCGTTTCATGCCGGTTCACTGGTTCTGGCAGTGTTTGTGGGGAATCTGACGATAAAACCCGCCACCACGCCATTGATACGCTGGCTGGGCTTTAAGAAACTGCTGTTAATTAACGGCGCGCTTAACGTCCTGGCGCTGTTGGCCTGTGCGTTGATTACCCCGCAAACGCCCGTGTGGGTCATTTTGTTGGTGCTGTATCTGGGTGGGGTTTTCCGCTCGATTCAATTTACCGGCGTCAGCACGCTGGCGTTCGCAGATGTCCCAGCCCAACAGATGAGCTATGCCAATACGCTGTTCAGTACGGCAACACAACTCGCGGTAGGTCTGGGGATTTCACTGGCGGCGATTGGGATCAGAATTGGCGATAAAATCAGTGAATGGCTGACGCTGGGCCATATTCCCGGGATCAGTTTCCGTCTGGCATTTGTGGCGATCGCGATGATTTGTCTGATTGGGATGATGGATACCTTGCGACTGACCCGTGATGCTGGCAGTGCGGTGTCAAACAAAAACAGATAA
- a CDS encoding YecA family protein, translating to MKTGPLNESELEWLDDVLTKYNTDKAILDVSELDGLLTAVLSSPYEIEPEQWLVAIWGGAQYVPRWSSEKEMTRFMNLAFQHMADTADRLDEFPEQFEPLFGLREIEDQELTIVEEWCFGYMRGVALSDWSALPDSLKPALDAIALHGTEENFEVVEKLTPEAFEESVDAIRLAALDLHAYWMAHPQEAPVKVPVKVDAKVGRNDPCPCGSGKKYKQCCLH from the coding sequence ATGAAAACGGGACCATTAAACGAGAGCGAGCTGGAATGGCTGGATGATGTACTGACGAAGTACAACACGGACAAGGCAATTCTGGATGTGTCAGAACTCGATGGCTTGCTGACGGCGGTGCTGAGCTCGCCGTATGAAATTGAGCCAGAGCAGTGGCTGGTTGCGATTTGGGGAGGCGCGCAGTATGTCCCTCGCTGGTCATCTGAAAAAGAAATGACACGTTTCATGAATCTGGCGTTTCAACATATGGCCGACACGGCCGATCGTCTTGATGAATTTCCCGAGCAGTTTGAACCGCTGTTTGGATTGCGTGAAATAGAAGATCAGGAGCTGACGATTGTCGAAGAGTGGTGCTTTGGCTACATGCGGGGCGTCGCACTGTCGGACTGGTCTGCATTGCCGGATTCGTTAAAGCCTGCGCTTGATGCCATTGCGTTGCACGGTACGGAAGAAAACTTTGAGGTTGTTGAGAAACTGACCCCGGAAGCCTTTGAGGAAAGCGTGGATGCCATCCGTCTGGCCGCGCTGGATCTGCATGCCTACTGGATGGCGCACCCACAGGAAGCGCCCGTGAAGGTGCCGGTAAAGGTGGATGCCAAAGTCGGGCGTAACGACCCATGTCCGTGCGGCAGCGGTAAAAAATATAAGCAGTGTTGTCTGCACTAA
- a CDS encoding patatin-like phospholipase family protein: MNEKSDYAAVIKPFTGIKVQSRRGVLSGRSRNLINAEQLKICLYKPVEPVKTDFRINPRSRFLSCGEDKMAMRILSIDGGGIRGILPGMILVELEKKLQKLSKKPASRLADYFDLVAGTSTGAILCSAYVYPDAKGKPKYSAQEAVNFYLEDGDDIFDVGVWKAIGSLGGVSDEKYSAKELERVLKTAFGETKISELLKPTCFVSYDVSRRQPIIFKQHSAVAKNMNFLVRDALRGTSAAPTYFEAARIYSLPPLAQKFVLVDGGVVANDPALCAYSEAIKFSNVAGIKDMIIISLGTGKKLQSYSFSEVKDWGPFGWAKPAIDIALEGGPQMTAYYLQQIASTVDDAKSKYFRIQPELYDADPALDNASRENLEKLRNAGIKNAQELDKTLDDIAALLIKNGGEFTYQGKD; this comes from the coding sequence GTGAATGAAAAAAGCGACTACGCAGCCGTCATTAAGCCATTTACCGGCATAAAAGTACAGTCGCGACGTGGGGTGCTCTCAGGAAGATCACGCAATCTCATTAACGCCGAACAGCTCAAAATCTGCTTATATAAACCCGTAGAGCCGGTAAAAACCGATTTCCGCATTAATCCTCGTTCACGTTTCCTGTCCTGTGGGGAAGATAAAATGGCAATGAGAATATTATCAATTGATGGCGGTGGGATAAGAGGCATTCTGCCGGGTATGATATTGGTCGAACTGGAGAAAAAATTACAAAAGCTATCCAAAAAACCCGCCTCCCGATTAGCCGATTACTTCGACCTTGTCGCCGGCACCAGTACTGGTGCCATTCTTTGTTCCGCCTACGTGTACCCTGATGCCAAAGGCAAACCTAAATATTCTGCTCAGGAAGCCGTCAATTTCTACCTTGAAGACGGCGATGACATTTTTGATGTTGGTGTCTGGAAAGCGATTGGTTCATTAGGGGGCGTCAGCGATGAAAAATACTCTGCAAAAGAGCTTGAACGGGTATTAAAAACGGCCTTCGGTGAAACCAAAATAAGTGAATTATTAAAACCAACCTGCTTTGTTTCTTATGATGTGAGCCGTCGTCAGCCAATCATTTTCAAGCAGCATTCGGCAGTGGCGAAGAATATGAATTTTCTGGTCAGAGATGCCTTACGGGGAACCTCTGCAGCCCCCACCTATTTCGAAGCGGCACGTATTTACTCATTGCCGCCTTTGGCACAAAAATTCGTACTGGTTGATGGGGGTGTGGTCGCAAACGATCCCGCACTCTGCGCGTATTCCGAGGCCATCAAATTTAGCAATGTCGCAGGCATCAAAGACATGATTATTATCTCGCTGGGTACCGGTAAAAAGTTACAAAGTTATTCGTTCTCAGAAGTTAAAGACTGGGGACCGTTCGGTTGGGCAAAACCTGCCATTGATATCGCGCTCGAAGGTGGACCACAAATGACTGCGTATTATTTGCAACAGATAGCCTCAACGGTAGATGATGCTAAATCTAAATATTTTCGGATACAGCCTGAATTGTATGATGCCGATCCAGCGCTGGATAACGCATCACGAGAAAACTTAGAGAAGTTACGCAACGCAGGAATAAAAAATGCACAGGAATTAGATAAAACGTTAGACGATATCGCCGCCTTATTAATAAAAAACGGCGGTGAGTTTACGTATCAGGGCAAGGACTGA
- a CDS encoding transglutaminase-like domain-containing protein, with product MQRRQFLKNSVLLSAAGLVGPSMVSQTVHAAESSVAPVARRRFVLSQTYKLNPPQGSSGEVKLWIPLPVDTAFQQMTELAFSGNYTQAYVTTNNTYGAKTLFARWPHSQGELLIKVDIDIETTDWEPLKQDALKTWQAPEQIVYPLDVKPYLLPTAHTPVDGLVQETARKITGSEHDPLKKAHLIYNWVSSHMERDNDVIGCGTGDVAEILKSGKLKGKCTDMSSVFVALARASGIPARELFGIRLGRANKLERYSKSAFGKADSAGVADVSGGQHCRAEFYLAGYGWLPCDPADVTKMRLAEKKTHQDADVQAVNTYLFGNWEMNWVGFNYGRDFELYPATEQGAMNNFGYPYAEVDGDPINFYDPKAFSYSYVATEQR from the coding sequence ATGCAACGTCGCCAATTTCTCAAAAATAGCGTTCTCCTTTCCGCCGCCGGTTTGGTAGGCCCCTCAATGGTGAGCCAGACGGTACACGCCGCAGAGTCATCAGTGGCTCCCGTGGCGCGTCGGCGTTTTGTGCTATCGCAAACCTACAAGCTGAACCCACCGCAAGGGTCAAGTGGTGAGGTCAAACTGTGGATCCCACTGCCGGTAGACACGGCGTTTCAGCAGATGACTGAACTGGCCTTTAGCGGCAACTATACGCAGGCTTACGTCACCACCAATAATACCTATGGCGCGAAAACGCTCTTTGCCCGTTGGCCCCATTCGCAGGGTGAACTGCTGATCAAGGTGGATATTGATATTGAAACCACCGACTGGGAGCCGCTGAAACAGGATGCGCTAAAAACCTGGCAGGCACCGGAGCAGATTGTTTACCCGCTGGACGTGAAGCCCTACTTATTGCCGACAGCGCATACTCCAGTTGACGGACTGGTACAGGAAACTGCGCGTAAAATTACCGGCAGTGAGCACGATCCATTGAAAAAAGCCCACCTGATCTATAACTGGGTCAGTAGCCATATGGAGCGCGATAATGACGTTATCGGCTGCGGGACGGGGGATGTTGCGGAGATCCTGAAGAGCGGCAAGCTCAAGGGAAAATGCACTGATATGAGTTCTGTTTTCGTGGCACTGGCGCGCGCCAGCGGCATTCCTGCGCGTGAGTTGTTTGGTATTCGCCTGGGACGAGCCAATAAACTTGAGCGCTATTCGAAAAGCGCGTTTGGCAAAGCCGATAGTGCCGGCGTTGCCGATGTCAGCGGAGGACAGCACTGTCGCGCAGAGTTCTATCTGGCCGGTTACGGCTGGCTGCCTTGTGACCCGGCGGACGTCACGAAGATGCGTCTGGCGGAGAAAAAAACGCATCAGGATGCCGATGTACAGGCGGTGAACACCTACCTGTTTGGTAACTGGGAAATGAACTGGGTGGGATTCAACTACGGACGCGATTTCGAACTGTATCCGGCAACAGAGCAGGGCGCAATGAACAACTTTGGCTATCCCTATGCGGAAGTGGATGGCGATCCGATCAATTTCTATGACCCTAAAGCGTTCTCCTACAGCTATGTCGCAACAGAACAACGCTAA
- a CDS encoding YecR-like lipofamily protein, whose protein sequence is MKTFILALLPLMLTGCTITKQAQVSEASAITGVVRLTYNQAMLQTARTDDYVAQGTATRACQRMGYASAVAFGQPVSTCSVYAGSLCLNTKITLAWQCHGVAVSQSPSFNY, encoded by the coding sequence ATGAAGACCTTTATCCTTGCCCTTTTGCCGCTCATGCTGACAGGGTGCACTATCACTAAACAGGCTCAGGTCAGCGAGGCCAGCGCCATCACTGGCGTGGTGCGTCTTACTTACAATCAAGCGATGCTGCAGACGGCACGTACCGACGACTATGTCGCCCAGGGCACAGCCACGAGAGCGTGCCAGCGGATGGGGTACGCCAGCGCCGTTGCGTTTGGTCAACCGGTATCAACCTGTAGCGTTTATGCAGGCTCTCTGTGTCTGAATACAAAAATCACGCTCGCCTGGCAGTGCCACGGGGTGGCGGTATCACAATCCCCCTCTTTCAATTATTAA
- a CDS encoding non-heme ferritin-like protein, with product MAAVGIVHKLNTQMNLEFYASNLYLHLSEWCYEHSLTGTATFLRTQAQSNVTQMMRVFNFMKNAGANPIVKAIDVPGDELTSLEELFQKTLDEYQQRSRTLSRLADEAEALNDAPTIDFLHELEKEQQQDGVLLQTILDEVRSAKRAGLCMVQMDKHLLNVVNYQQH from the coding sequence ATGGCTGCAGTTGGAATTGTTCACAAACTGAACACGCAAATGAACCTCGAGTTTTATGCGTCGAATCTCTACCTTCACCTCAGCGAATGGTGCTACGAGCACAGTCTGACAGGCACCGCGACGTTTCTGCGCACGCAGGCTCAAAGTAACGTCACGCAAATGATGCGCGTCTTTAATTTTATGAAAAACGCGGGGGCAAACCCTATCGTTAAAGCCATTGATGTGCCCGGCGATGAACTGACGTCTCTGGAAGAATTATTTCAGAAAACGCTGGATGAATATCAGCAGCGTTCCAGAACGTTGTCGCGCTTAGCAGACGAAGCAGAAGCATTAAACGATGCGCCTACCATTGATTTTCTTCACGAACTGGAAAAAGAACAGCAGCAGGATGGCGTGCTGTTACAAACGATCCTTGATGAAGTGCGCAGCGCCAAACGCGCTGGATTATGTATGGTGCAAATGGATAAACATCTGTTAAACGTGGTGAATTACCAGCAGCATTGA
- a CDS encoding LolA family protein, which produces MIIKDLLPPTVMFATLLVFSGIAYPAANNISVVLMRSEQTMTTDLIVSAQQRFNQIRTYQVMMRSSSPQGESKIIRYSYQKPGYVRMDFTQPHSGAVLIYSPVSASVKLWPFGLGTLPVLTLSPANSLIQDDRGHRVDQSDIGVLLGNIRRLQRDGTTTLLGEEKLSGRTTTHVSVRGPATMSVEGVHRYDIWLDKYHGLPAKVISYAPDGQRLETVLMDAMVIDIRFPVDFFTP; this is translated from the coding sequence GTGATTATTAAAGACTTACTTCCTCCGACGGTCATGTTTGCCACATTACTCGTCTTTAGCGGCATTGCGTATCCGGCGGCAAATAACATTAGCGTGGTACTGATGCGGTCAGAACAGACCATGACGACTGATCTTATTGTTTCAGCGCAGCAGCGTTTTAATCAAATTCGCACTTATCAAGTCATGATGCGCTCCTCGTCGCCCCAGGGTGAAAGTAAAATTATTCGATATAGCTACCAAAAGCCCGGTTACGTCAGGATGGATTTTACCCAACCGCATTCTGGTGCAGTGCTGATCTATAGCCCCGTCAGCGCAAGCGTGAAGTTATGGCCATTTGGATTGGGCACATTACCCGTTCTGACACTTTCACCCGCTAACTCGCTGATACAAGATGATCGCGGTCACCGGGTAGATCAGTCTGACATTGGTGTTTTATTGGGGAACATTCGTCGTCTACAACGTGATGGCACAACCACCCTCCTCGGTGAGGAGAAACTGTCGGGGCGGACCACAACACATGTCTCCGTGCGGGGACCTGCGACAATGTCCGTTGAGGGGGTTCACCGGTATGACATCTGGTTAGATAAATATCATGGACTTCCCGCCAAAGTGATCAGCTATGCGCCTGATGGACAACGGCTGGAAACGGTCCTGATGGATGCGATGGTCATCGACATCCGTTTTCCTGTGGATTTTTTTACCCCGTAA
- a CDS encoding heavy-metal-associated domain-containing protein: MKKFAPIVCLLLPLWAQAANQKVVLDIQNMTCSLCVISVNQVLRETEGVIKAKSSLKTRQAEVIVPENFSTETLVKAVAKTGYTATLNHIEQQ, encoded by the coding sequence ATGAAAAAATTTGCGCCGATCGTGTGCCTGTTGCTGCCGTTATGGGCGCAGGCCGCCAATCAAAAAGTGGTGCTGGATATACAAAATATGACCTGCTCACTGTGCGTTATTTCCGTCAACCAGGTGCTACGTGAAACCGAGGGCGTGATCAAGGCAAAATCTTCATTAAAGACCCGGCAGGCTGAAGTGATTGTGCCTGAAAACTTCTCTACTGAAACGCTGGTCAAAGCAGTGGCGAAAACAGGATATACGGCCACGCTCAACCATATTGAGCAACAATAA
- the ftnA gene encoding non-heme ferritin, whose amino-acid sequence MLKTEMIDKLNEQMNLELYSSLLYQQMSAWCSYHSFEGAAAFLRRHAQEEMTHMQRLFDYLTDTGSLPCINTVPSPFAEYASLDELFRVTYEHEQLITQKINELAHAAMTHQDYPTFNFLQWYVAEQHEEEKLFKSVIDKLTLAGKSGEGLYFIDKELATLDTQN is encoded by the coding sequence ATGCTGAAAACAGAAATGATCGACAAACTGAATGAGCAAATGAATCTTGAACTTTATTCATCTCTGCTCTACCAACAGATGAGCGCGTGGTGCAGCTATCACAGCTTCGAAGGTGCGGCCGCGTTTCTGCGTCGCCACGCCCAGGAAGAGATGACACATATGCAGCGTCTGTTCGATTACCTGACCGATACCGGTAGCCTGCCGTGTATTAATACCGTGCCATCACCGTTCGCTGAATATGCTTCTCTGGATGAACTGTTCCGCGTGACCTATGAACATGAACAGCTGATCACACAGAAAATTAATGAGCTGGCACATGCGGCAATGACCCACCAGGATTATCCAACCTTTAATTTCCTGCAATGGTATGTTGCCGAGCAGCATGAAGAAGAGAAATTATTTAAATCTGTCATTGATAAGTTAACGCTGGCAGGGAAAAGCGGCGAAGGTCTTTATTTCATCGATAAAGAACTGGCCACGCTGGATACTCAAAACTAA
- a CDS encoding SRPBCC family protein: MAEYQFSTVWRVEASLQEVWDVFSHPDQWPEWWACLEKVIEIKSGDSQGIGALHRYTWKGALPYRLTFDINVLNIMPCYRLEGEASGEVEGRGVWSFSDYGEETIVRYDWHVRTTLRWMNYLAPLAAPVFRWNHDTVMREGAKGLARKLGTRVREF, encoded by the coding sequence ATGGCCGAATATCAGTTCTCCACCGTCTGGCGGGTTGAGGCTTCGTTGCAGGAGGTATGGGATGTTTTTTCTCATCCGGATCAGTGGCCGGAATGGTGGGCATGTCTCGAAAAAGTCATTGAAATTAAAAGCGGCGACAGCCAAGGGATTGGGGCGTTGCACCGTTATACCTGGAAGGGGGCACTGCCTTATCGATTAACGTTTGATATCAATGTATTGAATATTATGCCTTGTTATCGCCTGGAAGGTGAAGCCAGCGGAGAGGTCGAAGGGAGAGGGGTATGGTCTTTTTCTGACTACGGGGAGGAGACCATTGTCAGGTATGACTGGCATGTCCGGACGACCCTTCGCTGGATGAATTATCTTGCGCCACTGGCGGCTCCCGTATTTCGCTGGAATCACGATACGGTCATGCGTGAGGGCGCAAAGGGGCTGGCGCGCAAATTAGGCACCCGCGTACGTGAGTTTTAA
- a CDS encoding YecH family metal-binding protein: protein MDSIHGHEVLNMMIESGEQYSNASLEAAITARFGEGARFHTCSASDMTAAELVAFLAAKGKFIAKDDGFSTHESKICRH from the coding sequence ATGGATTCTATTCACGGTCACGAAGTGCTTAACATGATGATTGAGTCTGGCGAGCAGTATTCAAATGCCAGTCTGGAAGCGGCGATTACGGCCCGTTTTGGTGAAGGCGCGCGTTTTCATACCTGTTCAGCTTCGGATATGACTGCGGCTGAGTTGGTGGCGTTTTTAGCGGCAAAAGGGAAGTTTATTGCGAAAGATGACGGCTTCTCAACGCACGAAAGCAAGATCTGCCGCCATTAA